The Pseudanabaena galeata CCNP1313 genome includes a region encoding these proteins:
- a CDS encoding GumC family protein: MSINAAKSTSPVLLEQDPGYGKIFAVLSRRRFWLLGGLSLGLVIAVFMNIRAKPLYTSAMRLLVESTYRSNTNTSSFVDSNIQIDYATQLNLLQSSSLFQKAADLLNDQYPGITGAELRSLKIDMLGDNQNPTKIVEIQYTALDPVKSREVLRAFQKVYTDYNREQQEKRLQKGLSGIDEQVTNVRQDISETAEALEVFRRKNNLFDANQRVTEITAAMNGIEQQKRTTQLEYDQAVTRLESLQQNLDLSSQDAVLLTRLNQSPRYQALIVEMQGIEVALNREKARFQPANPIVEALELRFRQQQSSLEEERRSILGDANLSSYPKWNADQLSNIDVTIANQIVETQAQIALLLSRLNSLTSQEQDLRAEINRLPKLLSEYEVLRPKLAVLQETLQTLLKNRQDLSLEIARGGFDWQVVEEPGLGSTDAADTLRRNLLLGVVAGLFIGGMAAFLRDMQDDTMHTYSELEQQVASLSLLGMTPQYLQAEESNSNFLPQFLKGQSVSPLSVEIVQWLPFREGLDVIYKNIQLNSFSQEISVRSLVVTSALAGEGKSTIALGLATSAARLHKRVLLIDADMRSPSLHKQLNLPNERGLSTLLASKGSVDSQDVIQSSNSSIDILTAGPIPSDSVTLLSSEWMQTLVSSFEQDYDLVIIDSPPILGTVDTIQIASCCGGVVSVARIDRITRGEFSQAISILQKLNLIGVIANAVKDLPNSYKSVAISDDEDTV, from the coding sequence ATGAGTATCAATGCTGCAAAATCAACATCCCCAGTTCTCCTTGAGCAAGATCCAGGATATGGAAAAATTTTTGCGGTTCTTTCTCGTAGGCGATTTTGGCTTTTGGGGGGATTAAGTTTAGGTCTAGTAATTGCTGTTTTTATGAACATTAGAGCCAAGCCACTATACACTAGCGCCATGCGCCTGCTAGTCGAATCAACTTACAGATCTAATACAAATACATCCTCATTTGTTGACTCCAATATCCAGATTGACTATGCAACACAACTGAATTTACTACAAAGTTCTTCGTTATTTCAAAAAGCTGCTGATTTGCTAAACGATCAATATCCAGGAATTACTGGTGCTGAACTTCGATCTTTAAAAATCGATATGCTAGGTGACAACCAAAATCCAACCAAAATTGTTGAAATACAGTACACAGCTTTAGATCCTGTAAAATCAAGAGAAGTTTTAAGAGCTTTTCAAAAAGTTTATACTGACTATAATCGAGAGCAACAGGAAAAGCGCTTGCAAAAAGGCTTATCAGGTATCGATGAGCAAGTTACCAATGTGCGTCAAGATATCTCAGAAACTGCTGAAGCACTCGAAGTATTTCGTCGTAAGAATAATCTGTTTGATGCTAACCAGCGAGTTACAGAAATTACTGCAGCCATGAACGGGATTGAGCAACAAAAACGCACTACCCAATTAGAATACGATCAAGCAGTCACTCGACTAGAATCTCTACAACAAAATCTCGACCTGTCTTCGCAGGATGCTGTATTACTTACTCGTTTAAATCAATCGCCTCGTTATCAGGCTCTGATTGTAGAGATGCAAGGTATAGAAGTTGCGCTAAATCGCGAAAAAGCTAGGTTTCAACCTGCTAATCCTATTGTTGAAGCCCTTGAGTTACGTTTTCGGCAACAACAGAGTAGTCTGGAAGAAGAAAGAAGAAGTATTTTAGGGGATGCTAATTTATCTAGTTATCCCAAATGGAATGCCGATCAGCTAAGTAATATTGATGTAACCATAGCAAATCAAATTGTAGAAACCCAAGCTCAAATTGCTTTACTACTATCTCGACTGAATTCTTTGACATCTCAAGAGCAAGATCTTCGGGCAGAGATTAATCGATTACCCAAACTGCTCAGTGAGTATGAAGTCTTAAGACCTAAACTGGCAGTTTTGCAAGAAACATTACAAACATTACTTAAAAATCGACAAGACCTAAGTCTAGAAATTGCTAGAGGTGGCTTTGATTGGCAAGTTGTTGAGGAGCCTGGTCTTGGTTCTACTGATGCCGCAGATACTTTACGTAGAAATTTATTGCTGGGCGTAGTCGCAGGATTATTTATTGGTGGCATGGCTGCTTTTCTTAGGGATATGCAGGACGATACAATGCACACCTACAGTGAGTTAGAACAGCAAGTTGCTTCTTTATCCTTATTGGGCATGACTCCACAATATTTACAGGCTGAAGAATCAAACTCTAATTTTTTACCACAGTTTCTTAAAGGTCAGTCAGTTTCACCACTTTCAGTTGAGATTGTCCAATGGTTACCTTTTCGAGAGGGGTTAGATGTAATTTATAAAAATATTCAACTTAATAGTTTTTCTCAAGAAATAAGCGTGCGATCGCTAGTAGTTACTTCCGCTCTTGCTGGGGAGGGTAAATCGACGATCGCTCTTGGACTTGCTACTAGTGCCGCGAGATTGCATAAGCGAGTCCTGTTGATTGATGCAGACATGCGATCGCCATCCTTACATAAGCAACTTAACTTACCCAACGAAAGAGGCTTATCAACATTACTGGCAAGTAAGGGTAGTGTGGATAGCCAAGATGTAATCCAATCATCGAACTCATCTATTGATATTCTTACTGCTGGACCAATCCCCAGTGATTCTGTTACCTTGCTGAGTTCAGAGTGGATGCAAACACTAGTATCCAGTTTTGAGCAAGATTACGACCTTGTAATTATTGACTCACCACCTATTCTTGGGACAGTTGACACA